The Rhipicephalus microplus isolate Deutch F79 chromosome 4, USDA_Rmic, whole genome shotgun sequence sequence GCACTGATATGGGCCGATAGTTGGTCATGTGTTTCGGATTGCCACCTTTAAAGATAGGGCATACACGGACAATTTCCAGCTTGTCTGAGAAAATGCCCGTTGAAATGAAACAGAGAGTTATTCTCGAAGGTCATTCTACGCTATTACACTACTCAGATATTCGTTGCTGATAGCGGAATAGAAAATACTGACTTATATACATAAGCCCTACGCCTGCCAGAAGGCCCCAAAGATTTGATCGCAACGCCTGGCATTCTACTCTTATTACTTCAGGGTTCCGGACAGAATGGCGCTGCCTGCCACGGAAGTCGGCAAGCAGGCAATTATGCCTATATAGCAAAAGAGTTTATTAGTCGAATAATTACGTACTAACGCCAAAGGCCATTCTGCAAGATGAAATGACGCTATGTAATTTTCGAGCAGAAATATATTGTACGCGTCAACACTTTATGACTCAGGCAAATTGGAAAATAGCTGAGTATTTTAACGAGGGAATGTTACATAACGTTAAATTTAAAGTTGAATTATGCCTAAGTGATTTGTTCACTTAGATAGACATAGATATAAACGTACACGAAGAAACATAGTGCTCGTACAAATgtactttaacaaaaaaaaaaaagaaacgcgagAAGTGAGGGTTATTCTGCAAGCTATTATTCCAACTTGTCACTGGGAATAAAACTTTCACACGGAAAGCAAAATATTGAAGCTGGCGGGAGCACAGTTCAAAATTTTTGGTGGTTGAGAATTGAATGCTTGTTCGATGTTTGCGGGCATGTCCTTATACAcatgcgaaattgaaaaaaaaaaaaaaaaacattcggcaGGGAAAGAAATGAACCACCGCTTCCTCGGCTGCGCCCCTGAAAGCTTGATTACTTTTGTGATTTCAAAACGTGAGGGAAACTTGAGAAAAGTGAGGGGAATCGTAGCACGAATAGTATTTACCTTGACATTCCTATCCGCCCTGGATGCCGTTTCAGCGACGCAATCAGGATGCATTGGCATTCCTCGATCCAGGTGCAATTGCAGTAGCGTCGTCAGTCTGGCAAGCTTTTTCTTCTGACAACGTTctggaaagaaacaaagaaaaaagaagttacTACAACGCGCATCTGGCAGCAACAGCCACGGAGAAACGAACCGCCAGCGCAGGCTCCGTCATAGAGACCAACTGTCGTGACCCTGTTCGTATCCGGTATATACGTCCGCGCCAGACGCAATAGCGCATCTGGAGACCCTTAATTTGCGGGGAAATATAAAGTGGAGGCCGATAATAATACTTATTTAGTGCGTGATTTGCTTCGTTCCCACTGACGCTTAACGTCACAAGGGCTTGGACGATGAGCACGTTGGGACGGAGTCTTCTGGGCAGACGTTCTTTTTTTATTAGCTGACACGTGCGTTGAGCAGCGCTTTGAGGTTCGTATAAACAAATAACTAGGATGATTGAATGCGAAAAGGAAAGCTATGCTTCTAGTCAATGTGCATGCCGGTTAACATGATCATGACATCACGCAAATTCTATTGTCGTTAGCTTTACTCGTAGACACCATTCACCTTCTCTGTCCATATATTAAATTTTTCTATCTCCCCTTTCCGGGAAGTATGAAACCAGAAGAATATTATCTAACATAAGCTCTCTCTATCTTTTTCACTGTTGCTTTATCCCTGTTCGATGTATACTTCTGTGAAAAAGACATAATAAAGCCAATGAAAAAAACTTATTCtgagtgtttgtgtgtgcgtgcgtgcgcgcgtgcgcgcgtgtttGTTGCCTCTGCTTCAAAACTCGTGCAGTCGCCACTATTCGTACGTTCGTCCATCATGGTGGATGGGTCGTTACGGTGTGATCAGTGGTGAGAACTCGTGAttcaaaggtcgcgggtttgattccggccTCCGTGGTCGAACTTTGATGAAGGCGAAGTGTTAGAGGCCCGTGTCCTGtgcaatgtcagcgcacgttaaagaacaccaaatggtcggaacctccgaagccctccactacggcgtccattATAATCATGTCGTTGTTTTGGGAAATAAATACCAAGATATTATAATTACCATGGATATCTACGATTGTGCTGCAAAATAGCATGCAGCACGATCGTTTGTGTGCGCCCGTTTGTGTTCTCTTCTGTGTCTCTGTGTGCttgcgcaaaaatttcaagataaATATAGCATAGCATCGATTGCTTCATGGCTAACACCACAGGAGCTTTTTCGCGGAGAAGCTAGATATtggtgaaaaacaaacaaacaaacaagcaaacaaacaactgCACGCATTAGCGACAAAAACATCCCACAGCTGTGACTGGATCAAGGGTGAAATGTCTAGAAAAATTGCGTCGCATGAAGCAGGCTGTAGTTGTAGTCCTTTTTTCTTCTTACAGTTATAGCGGAGAATGCCCTTTACACTCTTCGAATCaagtaagaaaaagaagaaatgaaccTACTGAACTAGAATGATGAAAAGTAGTTTTATGAATTGCTTCCTCTTCGTGATAAATGACAGGAGAGTAACCAGCAAATTCAAATTACCGGTTCTTCCAGCCACCCCtcacgcagtaaaaaaaaaagttgacactGCGAGTAAGAACGCAATAGTTCAACGACGGCGACtaaaccactgaacaaaacaataCCTATACCACTGATCAACTGCACAAGCACTTCGTGAAATAGGTATCATGGTATGCGCTATTGCACGCATGTTTTATAGTTGCTCTTTGACATCTGTTAATGTTTACTATTGTTTCCCACGTTCCTTGCAATGTGTGCGGCCTAGAAATTCAACTTTCGTGCTTTTAATTTTTGATACGTAGAATGACGAAGGGTGTCAGGGCCGCGAATGCAAGCTCTGTAGTGGGCCTTTATATTTCACAGAGGTTGAtttatttgtagggtttaacgtcccaaaaccaccatatgattacgagagacgccgtagtggagggctccggaaatttcgaccacctggggttctttaacgtgcacccaaatgtgagcacggcctacaagatttccacctccatcggaaatgcagccgtcacagccgggattcgatcccgcgacctgcgggtcagcagccgagtaccttagccactagaccaccgcggctgggctatTTCACTGAGGTGCAGCAGTGTATACCGATAAGTTCAAGTCATGCGTGTATATTGTCAATGCATGACTTTACATCTTCGACATTGGTCACAAATCGCATGTCCCCTTCGTTCAGCTATATGAGATCCCTCGTGATTACGCAGCAGGATTACTCAAGCACTACTCTACGCAGTCTGTTACAGGACTAGTCGTTCCCACAGGAAAAAAGTAAAAGCCTTTACGAAAATTTTTGCTTGTGAAGTATATTCTCGATAGCTCGTAAATATTCCTCGGAATATGAGGAAGTATGCAGCACTGTGGGCAGTCTTCATATTTAGAAAAAAGATAAGGTAAAGTGCTTGTGGATGACAAGCAGTCTGGTGGCTATTTTAGATAAACAATGTCCTTGTGCGCATAAATTATTATCAACTCATAGCTTGGGTGTTCTGGGAATttgaattcaatcaatcaatcaatcaatcaatcaatcaatcaatcaattattcaatcaatcaatcaaccaatcaaccaatcaattgtCAAACGAGCAGTGCAGTTGCAAAACGCAAGCCGCACAAGGGAGGCCTTATGCccttatattgctttctacacaGACCTTGTTTCTGAAAGGGTTTGGGTTTCGCCAGCGGACGTGTTTTCCTTTTCAGGAAGTTCCGTGTCCTCTGTTGACGCACTCGTGGCTACGGTCGTCTCTTGTTTGTGCCGGCGCTTCGGGCACATGTGCCGGTAGTCCTTGAAGCCGAAGAAAAGGTACACACCTTGAAGGCCTATAAAGATGATGACGACAATGTCAAGAACGTAGATGTTAAGGAACGCGCCGAGGAAACCCACGAGCCACGTCGTGCCCATGATGAACGCAAGCTTCACGAACAGCGCCATGTTATGCTTCTTCCCGCCGCCTTTGAAATCGACAGAAGGAGCCTGTTTAACCGTTCTTCTGATATGCACTACGATGTGGATGTAGAGGCCTATGTCGTACAGAAGAAGGGCCATCATGGGTGTCAGGAAAAACACGACCTGACTCCACAAGCTGCCGATCCAGCAGGCGGAGCGTGCATACTGAGGTGACAGCAGAAAATCGGGGATTGCCCAATGCATCAGTGCGCACAGTGCAACGATGACCAGAGGAAAACCCCAGGCGACGAAGCAGTACAGTAGGATGTCGCCGGGCCGGATTGACGAACGGCGAACAGCCACCACGTTCTTCCAAATGTCGAAAGAGAGCACGCTGGTCCAGAAGAAGGTGCAGAGgaagccgtagtgaagggcgATGGCGACGCCAAGACAGAACGTCTCAGGTAGGTCGAAGCTATTCCCGAGGAGGAAAATCAACTGACTAAAGAACAACGTTCCAGAAAGGCAGAGTATGCACCCTGAAGAAAACAACCGCGCACTCTTGCATGTCACGTAGACAACGCCTTTTAGGAAAAGGCACGACAGCGACAAAGTTATGCAGATGATAGTAAGATAATTCTGCAAACTATAGGGTTGTACTCCAAATATGGTAGTTGTCGTCGTATTGCCAACAGTCGTGTTATCACTTGCCAAAGAACCGTTAGCAAAACGATACTGGGGATTTCTGATGTAGCATTTGTTGTTATACCATGCGAAACAGGTGTCTCGGCTGACCACTGGCCTTACGAGTCTTATTAGGTTCGGTTTCGAGGACGGCTTGTTCTTTAATTCACGGATCCATAACTCTGGCACAAAGTATTTCGGCACGCACTTCAGTGACGAGGGGCGAACTCCGTGACACAGAGCACAATAGACGTTCTTGTACACGACTTCGAACTCGCTTCTCTCAAGCTCTACAGGAGCGAAGTAAGTCGAGCATCTCCGCTTCGTTTCCAGGTCGGTGCCTTCGGGACACGTCTGTATGTCTATCAGTGTCGAATCGCAGGGCCACAGAAAGAAATCTTTGTTCTGCGTGACGTACAAGGGTGGAGTCACCTGCAGACCCATCCTCCCAGTTCCCGAAGCATTCCAGAAGACAGACGTGCTGTCTAAGTCGTAGTTGCAGAGAGCGCAAAACGCGTTCGAGTACGTTGTCCCTTGTTCAGTAGTCACCGGAATCGAGTAAAACCCATCGCTCAGATCTGTCGCGTTTTCGCACGAGTTCCGCACATCATCGTAGGGCCACTCGAGGCTGCACCCCGACACCGCGTAGAAGTCCCTGCTGAAATACCTGTCGACGTGACGTCGAACGCACGTTGCCTCGGCGGGCGAGGAGAGGAACGCGCCGGCTTGCCAGCAACAGTTCCCGTACAGCGCGCAGTTCGCCGCGCAGGAGCACATGACAGCGTGCAAACCATCCTCACAGTTCGCCGGAGACTCGCTGCAGCCGTGTAGACCATCGGGACATCTGAGCAACTCATCGACATGGTCCTGCAGCATAGCCGGGTGGGCCACCAGCGAGACGTTCCACGGAATCGTCGCATTGCAGTCGGTGTCATAGGCGCGGACACGAAGCACGCAAACAAGGGCGAACGCGACAACGTTGGCGACGTTCTTCATAACTTACGCATCGCATCGCACAATGTCTGCACGCGCGACAGGCTTCGCGCCTCATCGGACTCCCGGGATGCACTCCCTTCAGAAGCGGTGTGGAAATCTAGTGTAGCAGTTTACCTTGGACGCGAACTTGTAAAACTGAAAACCCAGACGGCCTTGATCTGTCTCACGACAGATGGAGCAAGCGACCGGTAAGACCGCCAGCGAGTGCGTAAGCAGTAAGTGGGGCGGATTATGTATGCAGCCGTTGTAGTCTCAGTCGAGAGTAAAACTGGGGCTCAATACACAAAGCTTTGCCACGCGCAAGTGCTCCTTAAATTGGAGCGTCACCGTCGCTAATGACTTATCCAGTAAAGAGATAAGCTAGAATTAGCTCTACCGATGAAATGTAGAACGATATTTTATCCATAATTATAGGGCCCGCTAATTACCCTGAAGTGTCTTTTATCAGTTTGAACTCCATCAACACGCGCTACATTCCCCGCTAAACGTGTCTGACTTCTCGTGTTTATTCGCGTTTTCCTGTTCAGTCGCATCGATTAACATACTGCACTCAACAGAAACAGAATGAGCTCGCGTAAACGAGCTGAAAATCGGCACTAACCTGGCGTAGTGATGTGCATTCGGACGAGGGTCGCGCAACTGGCGGGTCTGGCGGCATCCTCCACAGCGATATTTTGCCTCCGTTGTTTTTGTCGAGGAGGCCGCGCCATCCCCCGGCATTTCGAACGGCGAAGGAAACCAGTCCTGCGAAGGCCGCAAGTGGCTCGCACGCACGTGGACTAGGGAGACGTCCGTAATCAGTTTCGACCCTTAGGCCTCTTCTTTCCTTTCTGCTTTTACATTGATGGAAAGTGCGACAGCTGGATGAAGGACGGTGCAAGGAGTTAAGTGGAGGTTCGCGTGCGACTTTGGACACGGCGTGTGGTTCGCTGCCAAGACAACACAGGTATTGGTTCCGGTTACTCACAGCTTATATGCGTAGCGGTTACGTGTGTCAGGCGTAAgctcttgaaaaaaaagaaaaaaaactttcagcTAAATGATTCGGGAAGATGGTCACATGGTGATTTCTATGAGCATGCTTTTTGAAACGGCGCGGTAACATATAACTGTGTAAGCAGGTTCTACTGCATCTACCGTATTCTAAGAAAGGTATCAGATTAGACTCGCTAGTTTTCCTCGGTAGGTAGTATTTATGCATGAAATTAAAACGGGTGTTGTCCAGTATTTGGCCTATTTCGTCTTTATCTTTTCAAGTTATTTATGGCTGCGAGCAGCCTGGCCTCGTGCCTTCTCTGCTCATTCTTTCTCTTTTCACCAGTACTCTCAAATGCTTCCATCTCAAATTCT is a genomic window containing:
- the LOC142814528 gene encoding uncharacterized protein LOC142814528 isoform X1, which produces MKNVANVVAFALVCVLRVRAYDTDCNATIPWNVSLVAHPAMLQDHVDELLRCPDGLHGCSESPANCEDGLHAVMCSCAANCALYGNCCWQAGAFLSSPAEATCVRRHVDRYFSRDFYAVSGCSLEWPYDDVRNSCENATDLSDGFYSIPVTTEQGTTYSNAFCALCNYDLDSTSVFWNASGTGRMGLQVTPPLYVTQNKDFFLWPCDSTLIDIQTCPEGTDLETKRRCSTYFAPVELERSEFEVVYKNVYCALCHGVRPSSLKCVPKYFVPELWIRELKNKPSSKPNLIRLVRPVVSRDTCFAWYNNKCYIRNPQYRFANGSLASDNTTVGNTTTTTIFGVQPYSLQNYLTIICITLSLSCLFLKGVVYVTCKSARLFSSGCILCLSGTLFFSQLIFLLGNSFDLPETFCLGVAIALHYGFLCTFFWTSVLSFDIWKNVVAVRRSSIRPGDILLYCFVAWGFPLVIVALCALMHWAIPDFLLSPQYARSACWIGSLWSQVVFFLTPMMALLLYDIGLYIHIVVHIRRTVKQAPSVDFKGGGKKHNMALFVKLAFIMGTTWLVGFLGAFLNIYVLDIVVIIFIGLQGVYLFFGFKDYRHMCPKRRHKQETTVATSASTEDTELPEKENTSAGETQTLSETRTLSEEKACQTDDATAIAPGSRNANAS